Proteins from one Gibbsiella quercinecans genomic window:
- the glpE gene encoding thiosulfate sulfurtransferase GlpE, translating to MEQFEAINIEQAYARWKDGSAALVDIRDPQSFQAGHTPGAFHLTNDSLHAFMQQNDFDRPVMVMCYHGNSSRGAAQYLLTQGFDAVYSIDGGFEAWLRQFPQDIETSV from the coding sequence ATGGAACAGTTTGAAGCGATCAATATAGAGCAGGCCTATGCCCGCTGGAAAGATGGCAGCGCCGCGCTGGTTGATATCCGCGATCCGCAAAGCTTTCAGGCCGGGCATACGCCGGGCGCTTTTCATCTTACTAACGACAGCCTGCACGCCTTTATGCAGCAGAATGATTTCGATCGGCCGGTGATGGTGATGTGCTATCACGGCAACAGCAGCCGCGGCGCCGCACAGTACCTGTTGACCCAAGGCTTTGACGCCGTCTACAGCATCGACGGCGGTTTTGAAGCCTGGCTACGCCAGTTCCCACAGGATATCGAAACGTCCGTTTAG
- a CDS encoding Rpn family recombination-promoting nuclease/putative transposase: protein MSDRKAKGGRNRTPTPHDLAFKQFLTHPDTARDFMQLHLPAELQAVCDFSTLKLESGSFVEENLRPYFSDILYSLKTTAGDDGYIHVLIEHQSSPDKHMAFRLLRYAVAAMQRHLDAGHKQLPLVIPVLFYTGRRSPYPYSTRWLDEFTTPDLAESLYNGSFPLVDVTVIPDDEIMGHRSMAALTLLQKHIHRRDLADLLDNLATLLLTEHMTGQQLVSLINYLVQAGETSDAEAFVRELAKRVPQHEDELMTIAQQLEQKGIEKGIEQGIQLGEQRGIVKGEREATLKIARTMLQNGLDHNTVKKMTGLTDDDLAKIRH from the coding sequence ATGTCTGACAGGAAAGCGAAGGGCGGCAGGAATCGCACCCCAACCCCACACGATCTGGCATTCAAACAGTTTCTGACCCATCCCGATACTGCCCGGGATTTCATGCAACTGCATCTGCCAGCAGAACTGCAGGCAGTCTGTGACTTCAGTACCCTTAAGCTGGAATCCGGTAGCTTTGTCGAAGAGAATCTGCGCCCTTACTTCAGCGACATCCTCTACAGCCTGAAAACCACGGCTGGCGATGACGGCTATATTCACGTACTCATTGAACACCAGTCATCTCCTGACAAGCATATGGCGTTCAGGCTTCTTCGTTACGCGGTGGCGGCCATGCAGCGCCACCTGGACGCCGGGCACAAACAGCTGCCGCTGGTGATACCGGTGCTATTCTATACGGGCAGGCGCAGCCCCTATCCGTATTCAACCCGGTGGCTGGACGAATTTACCACACCTGATCTGGCCGAAAGCCTTTACAACGGTAGTTTCCCTTTGGTTGATGTGACGGTAATTCCCGATGACGAGATAATGGGCCACCGCAGTATGGCGGCACTGACGCTGCTGCAAAAACATATTCACCGGCGGGATTTGGCAGACCTGCTGGACAATCTGGCCACCCTGTTGCTGACGGAACACATGACAGGACAGCAGCTGGTTTCACTGATAAACTACCTCGTACAGGCGGGCGAAACTTCAGACGCAGAGGCCTTTGTACGTGAACTGGCAAAGCGGGTACCGCAACATGAGGACGAACTGATGACCATCGCGCAACAGCTTGAACAGAAGGGCATTGAGAAGGGCATTGAGCAAGGTATCCAGCTTGGTGAGCAACGTGGCATTGTAAAAGGTGAGCGCGAAGCTACGCTGAAAATTGCCCGCACTATGCTGCAGAACGGTCTCGATCACAACACCGTCAAAAAAATGACCGGTCTTACCGACGACGATTTGGCGAAGATTCGCCACTGA
- a CDS encoding dihydrodipicolinate synthase family protein encodes MKSIDGIVPVMLTPFTEQNEIDYPGLARLIDWYLARGVDALFAVCQSSEMQYLSLAERVELARFVVQQVDGRVPVIASGHISDELGQQVEELQAMAQTGIDALVLVTNHLDPKQQGSAAFFSTLEQLLAALPAEMPLGLYECPAPYRRLLSDEELTYCANSGRFVVLKDVSCDLPTVTRRVKLVAGTPLNIINANAAIAYPAMQAGSKGFSGVFTNFHPELYHWLYHQGAQQPALAQELSIFLSLAAVTETLGYPKNAKIYHQRLGTFSSEFCRVNKDNVLEKFWGLGVLLEQIHTGTEFYQKKVAG; translated from the coding sequence ATGAAAAGCATTGATGGCATTGTTCCTGTGATGTTAACGCCGTTCACTGAACAAAACGAGATTGATTACCCTGGCCTGGCGCGGCTGATCGACTGGTATCTTGCGCGCGGCGTCGATGCGCTGTTTGCGGTGTGCCAGTCTAGCGAGATGCAGTATCTCAGCCTGGCGGAGCGCGTTGAACTGGCGCGTTTTGTGGTGCAGCAGGTGGATGGCCGCGTACCGGTGATCGCTTCCGGCCATATCAGCGATGAGTTGGGCCAGCAGGTTGAAGAACTGCAGGCGATGGCGCAAACCGGCATTGATGCGCTGGTGCTGGTGACCAACCATCTGGATCCCAAACAGCAGGGTAGCGCGGCGTTTTTCAGCACGCTGGAGCAACTGCTGGCGGCGCTGCCGGCCGAGATGCCGCTGGGGCTGTATGAATGCCCTGCGCCCTATCGTCGGCTGCTGAGCGACGAGGAGCTGACCTATTGCGCCAACAGCGGCCGCTTTGTGGTACTGAAGGACGTCAGCTGCGATCTGCCAACCGTCACCCGCCGGGTAAAACTGGTTGCCGGCACGCCGTTGAACATTATCAATGCCAACGCCGCCATCGCCTATCCGGCCATGCAGGCCGGTTCCAAAGGATTCAGCGGCGTATTCACCAATTTCCACCCTGAACTCTACCACTGGCTGTATCACCAGGGGGCGCAGCAACCGGCGCTTGCTCAGGAGCTGTCGATCTTCCTGTCACTGGCAGCGGTGACCGAAACCCTGGGTTACCCGAAGAACGCCAAAATCTATCACCAGCGCCTTGGCACCTTTAGCAGCGAATTTTGCCGGGTGAATAAAGACAACGTGCTGGAAAAATTCTGGGGGCTCGGCGTGCTGCTGGAGCAAATCCACACCGGCACGGAGTTTTACCAGAAAAAGGTGGCTGGTTAA
- the ulaG gene encoding L-ascorbate 6-phosphate lactonase: MSKVAAITRESWILNTFPEWGTWLNEEIEQTQVAPGTFSMWWLGCTGIWLKSEEGANLCVDFWCGTGKQSHGNPLMKTGHQMQRMAGVKKLQPNLRTTPFVLDPFAIKQIDAVLATHDHNDHIDVNVAAAVLQNCADTVPFIGPQSCVDIWIGWGVPRERCTVVKPGDVIKIKDVEIHAMDAFDRTALITLPPEQKAAGVLPDGMDQRAVNYLFKTPGGNLYHSGDSHYSNYYAKHGNEHHIDVALGSYGENPRGITDKMTSADILRMAESLNAKVVIPFHHDIWSNFQADPQEIRMLWEMKKDRLKYGFKPFIWQVGGKFTWPQDKDNLEYHYPRGFDDCFTLEPDLPFKSFL, translated from the coding sequence ATGAGTAAAGTAGCCGCAATCACACGTGAATCCTGGATACTGAATACCTTTCCGGAATGGGGGACCTGGCTCAATGAGGAAATAGAACAAACGCAGGTCGCTCCAGGCACCTTCAGCATGTGGTGGCTGGGATGCACCGGCATTTGGTTAAAATCGGAGGAAGGCGCCAACCTGTGCGTCGATTTTTGGTGCGGCACCGGGAAACAGAGCCATGGGAACCCATTGATGAAAACCGGCCACCAGATGCAACGCATGGCCGGAGTGAAAAAGCTGCAGCCGAACCTGCGCACCACGCCGTTTGTTCTTGATCCTTTCGCGATTAAACAGATCGATGCGGTATTGGCCACCCATGACCATAACGACCATATTGACGTCAACGTCGCCGCCGCCGTGCTGCAAAACTGTGCGGATACGGTGCCTTTCATCGGGCCGCAGAGCTGCGTGGATATTTGGATTGGTTGGGGGGTTCCACGCGAACGCTGCACCGTTGTCAAACCCGGCGATGTGATAAAAATCAAGGATGTGGAAATCCATGCGATGGACGCCTTCGATCGCACCGCGTTGATTACGTTGCCACCGGAGCAAAAGGCTGCGGGCGTGTTGCCGGATGGCATGGATCAGCGTGCGGTCAATTACCTGTTTAAAACGCCGGGCGGCAATCTCTACCACAGCGGTGACTCACACTATTCCAACTACTACGCCAAACACGGCAATGAGCACCACATTGACGTGGCCTTAGGCTCCTACGGTGAAAACCCGCGCGGTATCACCGATAAAATGACCAGCGCCGATATCCTGAGGATGGCGGAGTCGCTGAATGCCAAGGTAGTGATCCCGTTCCACCATGATATCTGGTCAAATTTCCAGGCCGACCCACAAGAGATCCGCATGCTGTGGGAAATGAAAAAAGATCGGTTGAAATACGGCTTCAAGCCGTTTATCTGGCAGGTTGGCGGCAAATTTACCTGGCCACAGGACAAAGACAATTTGGAATATCACTACCCGCGCGGTTTTGACGATTGCTTTACCCTTGAACCGGATTTACCGTTCAAATCCTTCCTGTAG
- the glpG gene encoding rhomboid family intramembrane serine protease GlpG, whose product MVRVIAVSNPRLAQAFIDYMATQGIQLTARHTDEAAEIWLEDEARLEQVQHELQQFLHDPLNRRYQAASWQTGTTDAGLHYQRASYWQIIRSKAGPLTLSVMALCILVYILMQIMGADNVMYWLSWPQNSSQYPQLWRWVSHAFLHFSLLHIVFNLMWWWYLGGPLEKRLGAGKLFVLAVVSAFFSGWAQSLFSGALFGGLSGVVYALMGYVWLSGERAPERGLMLPRGLMAFAALWLVAGYFDILGMSIANAAHVAGLVLGLMMAYWDTRHRAHSEQ is encoded by the coding sequence ATGGTTCGCGTGATCGCCGTTTCCAATCCACGCCTGGCACAGGCCTTCATAGATTATATGGCGACCCAGGGTATTCAATTAACGGCACGCCACACTGATGAAGCGGCAGAAATCTGGCTGGAGGATGAAGCCCGGCTGGAACAGGTGCAGCACGAGCTGCAACAGTTCCTGCACGATCCGCTCAACCGCCGCTACCAAGCCGCCAGTTGGCAAACCGGCACCACCGATGCCGGGCTGCATTACCAGCGCGCCTCTTATTGGCAGATCATCCGCAGCAAAGCCGGCCCACTGACGCTCAGCGTGATGGCGCTGTGCATCCTGGTGTATATCCTGATGCAGATCATGGGTGCAGACAACGTGATGTACTGGCTATCCTGGCCGCAGAACAGCAGCCAGTATCCGCAGCTGTGGCGCTGGGTCAGCCATGCCTTCCTGCACTTTTCACTGCTGCACATTGTCTTCAACCTGATGTGGTGGTGGTATCTTGGCGGCCCGCTGGAAAAACGCCTTGGCGCCGGCAAGCTATTCGTGCTGGCCGTGGTATCCGCATTTTTCAGCGGCTGGGCGCAGTCTCTGTTCAGCGGCGCCCTGTTCGGCGGCCTTTCCGGCGTGGTCTACGCGCTGATGGGCTACGTGTGGCTCAGCGGCGAACGCGCCCCAGAGCGCGGCCTGATGCTGCCGCGTGGCCTGATGGCCTTTGCCGCACTGTGGCTGGTTGCCGGCTATTTCGATATTTTAGGCATGTCGATCGCCAACGCAGCACACGTGGCTGGTTTAGTGTTAGGGTTAATGATGGCATATTGGGACACGCGTCATCGTGCGCACAGCGAACAATAA
- the rbsK gene encoding ribokinase, with the protein MFLEERRNKILEYLDKYERVSVAYLSTAFAVTKETIRSDLNELTRQGFAQRCHGGAIVIRRSLQAKLITETGGNFEVLLKRLENQRKKTPEKGRGKKMQGKVCILGSFNVDIVAKVARFPRGGESLLALGSTLGPGGKGANQATAASRAGACVHFVSKVGKDQFSQFAFDHLSSSEIHSFNLYQSETEPTGNAIIYVSQQDGENMIAIYSGANKTITDEEVAAITPELSNADVLLLQLENNFDATLNAMKLANALGIKVILNPAPYSSDTLQSLEFVDVITPNETEASLLSGIEVTDLASAKEAALCIIGLGARRVIITMGSRGALILDGGQFQHIPAFPALSVDTTGAGDAFNGALAAAVASGQTLVQAATYAAAFASLAVEREGASNMPQHEQVVARLSQR; encoded by the coding sequence ATGTTTCTTGAAGAACGACGCAATAAGATCCTGGAATATCTGGATAAATATGAACGCGTTAGCGTGGCGTATTTATCCACGGCGTTTGCCGTGACCAAAGAGACTATTCGCAGCGATTTAAATGAATTAACCCGGCAGGGATTCGCGCAGCGTTGCCACGGCGGCGCGATTGTGATTCGCCGCAGCCTCCAGGCCAAATTAATTACTGAAACTGGCGGGAATTTCGAAGTGTTATTAAAACGCCTGGAAAACCAGAGAAAGAAAACGCCGGAAAAAGGCAGGGGAAAAAAAATGCAGGGTAAGGTGTGTATATTAGGTTCGTTTAATGTCGATATCGTGGCGAAGGTGGCCCGTTTCCCGCGCGGCGGCGAGTCTCTGCTGGCGTTGGGCAGCACGCTTGGCCCCGGTGGCAAAGGGGCTAATCAGGCTACCGCCGCCAGCCGCGCCGGCGCCTGCGTACATTTTGTGTCGAAGGTGGGTAAAGATCAGTTCAGCCAATTCGCTTTTGATCATCTTTCTTCATCAGAAATACATTCCTTTAATTTATATCAGTCAGAAACCGAACCCACCGGTAACGCGATTATTTATGTCTCGCAACAGGATGGCGAAAATATGATTGCCATTTATTCCGGTGCCAATAAAACCATTACCGATGAAGAAGTGGCGGCAATTACCCCGGAGCTGTCGAATGCCGACGTTTTGCTGCTGCAGTTGGAAAATAATTTCGACGCCACGCTAAATGCCATGAAGCTGGCTAATGCGTTAGGAATAAAAGTCATTCTAAACCCGGCCCCTTATTCCAGCGATACGTTGCAGAGCCTGGAGTTTGTGGACGTGATCACCCCGAATGAAACCGAAGCCTCTTTGCTTTCCGGTATTGAAGTGACGGATTTGGCCAGCGCCAAAGAAGCAGCGCTGTGCATCATTGGGCTGGGGGCCAGGCGGGTGATTATCACCATGGGATCGCGCGGGGCGCTGATCCTGGACGGCGGCCAGTTCCAGCATATCCCGGCGTTCCCGGCATTGAGCGTTGATACCACCGGTGCGGGCGATGCGTTCAATGGCGCCCTGGCGGCAGCCGTGGCGAGCGGACAAACGCTGGTTCAGGCGGCGACTTACGCCGCGGCGTTTGCTTCCCTGGCGGTTGAGCGGGAGGGCGCTTCCAACATGCCGCAACACGAACAGGTGGTGGCTCGCTTGAGCCAGCGCTAA
- the ulaR gene encoding HTH-type transcriptional regulator UlaR has translation MTESQRHNAILDLLQRKGQISVTDVISAFDISPATARRDINKLNQIGKLRKVRNGAEATHTVRPAWTPLNIHQTQHLDEKMRIAKAAAQLCQPGESVVINCGSTAFLLGREMCGKEVQVITNYLPLANYLIEREHDSVVIMGGQYNKTQSITLAPQDGDTTLYAGHWMFTSGIGLTADGLYKTDMLTAMAEQKMLNYVGKLVVLVDSSKVGQRAGMLFSRTEQINIVITGREADPAIVEQLRQQGVEVQLV, from the coding sequence ATGACAGAGTCCCAACGCCACAATGCCATTCTCGATCTCTTACAGCGTAAGGGGCAAATTTCCGTTACGGACGTGATCAGCGCGTTTGATATCTCGCCGGCTACCGCCCGCCGCGATATTAATAAACTCAATCAGATCGGCAAGCTGCGTAAGGTGCGCAACGGCGCAGAGGCTACCCATACCGTACGGCCGGCCTGGACACCGCTTAATATTCACCAAACGCAACATCTGGACGAAAAAATGCGGATTGCCAAAGCGGCCGCGCAGCTTTGCCAGCCGGGTGAAAGCGTGGTGATTAACTGTGGCTCCACCGCTTTCCTGCTGGGCCGAGAGATGTGTGGCAAAGAGGTGCAGGTGATCACCAACTATCTGCCGCTGGCCAATTATCTGATTGAACGCGAGCACGACAGCGTCGTCATCATGGGTGGCCAGTACAATAAAACGCAATCGATCACCCTGGCGCCCCAGGATGGCGATACGACGCTGTACGCGGGGCACTGGATGTTTACCAGCGGTATCGGCCTGACGGCCGATGGGTTGTATAAAACCGACATGCTCACCGCCATGGCCGAGCAGAAGATGCTCAACTATGTTGGCAAGCTGGTGGTTTTAGTCGACAGTAGCAAAGTCGGCCAGCGCGCCGGTATGCTGTTCAGCCGCACCGAGCAAATCAATATTGTGATCACCGGCCGCGAAGCCGATCCGGCAATCGTGGAGCAACTGCGCCAGCAGGGGGTTGAGGTACAGTTGGTATAG
- the rsmJ gene encoding 16S rRNA (guanine(1516)-N(2))-methyltransferase RsmJ, producing MSVCLLCEAGADPGALSILAERWRLVSDDDALMALVLTPERLELRKRDEPKLGAIYVDFVSGAMAHRRRFGGGRGEAVAKAVGIKGSYLPDVVDATAGLGRDAYVLAALGCRVRMLERNPVVAALLDDGLQRGYQDADIGPWLRERMSLLHASSLTALAQIEARPEVVYLDPMYPHRQKSALVKKEMRVFQSLVGRDDDADGLLEPARRLATKRIVVKRPDYAPPLANVAAHAATLTKNHRFDIYMPL from the coding sequence GTGAGCGTGTGTTTATTGTGTGAAGCAGGCGCCGATCCCGGCGCCTTGTCTATTTTGGCTGAACGTTGGCGGCTTGTTTCCGATGATGATGCGCTAATGGCTCTGGTGTTAACCCCCGAGCGGTTGGAATTGCGCAAGCGCGACGAGCCAAAGCTTGGGGCGATTTACGTCGATTTCGTGTCGGGCGCCATGGCGCACCGCCGGCGTTTTGGCGGCGGCCGCGGCGAGGCGGTGGCCAAAGCCGTAGGCATTAAGGGCAGCTATTTGCCGGACGTGGTGGATGCGACCGCCGGCCTGGGGCGCGATGCGTATGTGCTGGCGGCGCTGGGTTGCCGTGTGCGCATGCTGGAGCGCAACCCGGTCGTGGCGGCGTTGCTGGACGATGGCTTGCAGCGTGGGTATCAGGACGCGGATATCGGCCCCTGGCTGCGCGAGCGTATGTCGCTGCTGCATGCTTCCAGCCTGACGGCGCTGGCACAGATTGAAGCGCGCCCGGAGGTGGTGTATCTCGATCCTATGTATCCGCACCGGCAGAAAAGCGCGCTGGTGAAGAAAGAAATGCGGGTGTTTCAGTCGCTGGTGGGCCGTGACGATGATGCCGATGGCCTGCTGGAGCCGGCGCGCCGCCTGGCGACCAAGCGCATTGTGGTGAAGCGCCCGGACTATGCGCCACCGTTGGCCAACGTGGCGGCGCATGCCGCGACCCTGACCAAAAACCACCGTTTCGATATCTATATGCCACTGTAG
- a CDS encoding YhcH/YjgK/YiaL family protein produces the protein MMICDLQDWAQEKHAFHPIIHQAIAFIQRTDFSALPLGKIDIIPGKLFCLLQEMHTVPAEQMRAESHFDFVDIQYLLQGEETIGVARRQGDETITEQRLEHDIVFYQQTHNEIAVTLQPGMFAVFFPHDLHRPCCQSHGEALIRKAVIKIHLSLFTGGE, from the coding sequence ATGATGATTTGCGATCTCCAGGATTGGGCGCAGGAGAAGCACGCGTTCCATCCCATCATTCACCAGGCCATTGCGTTTATTCAACGCACCGACTTCAGCGCGCTGCCGCTCGGCAAGATCGACATTATCCCCGGCAAGCTGTTTTGCCTGCTGCAGGAAATGCACACCGTACCGGCAGAACAGATGCGTGCAGAGTCGCATTTTGACTTTGTCGATATTCAATACCTGCTGCAGGGCGAAGAGACCATCGGCGTTGCCCGCCGCCAGGGCGATGAGACGATCACGGAACAGCGCCTGGAACACGACATCGTGTTTTATCAGCAGACGCATAACGAGATAGCGGTCACTTTGCAGCCCGGCATGTTCGCGGTGTTTTTCCCGCACGATCTGCACCGGCCTTGCTGCCAGAGCCATGGTGAAGCGTTGATCCGCAAAGCGGTGATCAAAATTCACCTCAGTTTGTTTACCGGGGGTGAATGA
- a CDS encoding DeoR/GlpR family transcriptional regulator gives MKQTQRHDAIIELVRQQGYVSTEELVEHFAVSPQTIRRDLNDLADQNKIQRHHGGAALPSSSVNAAYHDRKVMWSEEKARIAQRVASQIPDGATLFIDIGTTPEAVAHALMNHKNLRVVTNNLNVATLLTAKEDFRLILAGGEVRTRDGGIMGEATLDFISQFRLDYGILGISGIDMDGSLLEFDYHEVRTKRAIIENSRCVMLVTDHSKFGRNAMVNLGNMNLIDYLFTDQLPPPSVMKIIEQYDVQLELC, from the coding sequence GTGAAGCAAACACAGCGTCATGACGCAATTATTGAGCTGGTGCGGCAACAAGGATATGTCAGTACCGAGGAGTTGGTCGAACATTTTGCCGTCAGCCCGCAGACCATCCGTCGCGATCTCAACGATCTGGCCGATCAGAACAAAATCCAGCGCCACCACGGCGGCGCCGCTCTGCCCTCCAGCTCGGTGAACGCCGCCTATCACGACCGCAAGGTGATGTGGTCGGAAGAGAAAGCGCGCATCGCCCAGCGCGTTGCCAGCCAGATCCCCGATGGCGCCACGCTGTTTATCGATATCGGCACCACGCCCGAAGCGGTGGCCCATGCGCTGATGAATCACAAAAACCTGCGCGTGGTGACCAATAACCTTAACGTCGCAACGCTACTGACCGCTAAAGAGGATTTCAGGCTGATCCTGGCCGGGGGCGAAGTACGCACCCGCGACGGCGGCATCATGGGCGAAGCCACGCTGGATTTCATCTCCCAGTTCCGTCTTGACTATGGCATTCTCGGCATCAGCGGTATTGATATGGACGGTTCGCTGCTCGAATTCGATTATCACGAAGTGCGCACCAAGCGCGCGATTATCGAAAATTCACGCTGCGTGATGCTGGTGACCGACCATTCCAAGTTTGGTCGCAATGCGATGGTGAACCTTGGCAATATGAACCTGATTGATTATCTGTTTACCGATCAGTTGCCGCCGCCCAGCGTGATGAAAATCATCGAGCAGTATGATGTGCAGTTGGAGCTGTGCTGA
- a CDS encoding MFS transporter translates to MPQMQATPITRLRWGIILILLLAAIVNYLDRANLSIANTTIAREFGFSSTEMGMLLSAFLWPYALANLPAGWLVDKLGPKKMFAWALGLWSAFTAMAAFVNSYSLFYGLRMMLGVSESPFFTSGIKITHRWFSEKERGLPTSIINTGSQIANAVAPPILTVLLLTLGWRGMFIIIGVAGIPLLLAWLKFYRDPDAREEALIHAGKRQVAQPASQAAAKASWGSLFRHRTTWFMILGNFSIMFTIWVYLTWLPSYLETSLGFSLKQTGWIASIPFFAGILGVLCGGALSDWMIRRGAKAIAARKVPIVCGAALAACFVAPIPFVDSTPLCILLLTLGYFCSQLPSGVIWTLATDIAPKEQVASLGAIQNFGGFLGAAMAPIVTGVILDLTGQFTNVFLLGAGLLMLGALSYGLFVKRPMVLAQS, encoded by the coding sequence ATGCCCCAGATGCAGGCAACGCCCATCACGCGCTTGCGCTGGGGGATCATTTTGATCCTGCTGTTGGCGGCGATCGTAAACTACCTTGATCGGGCCAACCTGAGCATCGCCAATACCACCATCGCCAGGGAGTTTGGCTTCTCATCCACCGAAATGGGCATGCTGCTTTCCGCTTTTCTGTGGCCTTATGCGCTGGCTAACCTGCCTGCGGGCTGGCTGGTGGATAAGCTGGGGCCGAAGAAAATGTTTGCCTGGGCACTGGGGCTGTGGTCGGCCTTTACCGCGATGGCGGCCTTTGTGAACAGCTATTCGCTGTTTTACGGCTTGCGCATGATGCTGGGGGTGTCTGAATCGCCGTTCTTTACCTCTGGGATCAAAATCACCCACCGGTGGTTCTCGGAGAAGGAACGCGGGCTGCCGACGTCCATCATCAATACCGGTTCGCAAATTGCCAACGCCGTGGCGCCGCCGATTCTGACGGTCTTGCTGCTGACCCTGGGCTGGCGCGGCATGTTTATCATCATTGGCGTGGCAGGCATCCCGCTGTTGCTGGCCTGGTTGAAGTTCTACCGCGATCCGGATGCGCGTGAAGAAGCGCTGATCCACGCCGGCAAACGCCAGGTTGCGCAACCGGCGAGCCAGGCAGCGGCCAAGGCCAGCTGGGGCTCATTGTTCCGCCATAGAACCACCTGGTTCATGATTTTGGGCAACTTCTCGATCATGTTCACCATTTGGGTGTACCTGACCTGGCTGCCGAGCTACCTGGAAACTTCGCTGGGGTTCAGCCTTAAGCAGACCGGCTGGATCGCCTCGATCCCGTTCTTTGCCGGGATCCTTGGGGTGCTTTGCGGTGGTGCGCTGTCTGATTGGATGATCCGCCGCGGCGCCAAAGCGATCGCTGCGCGCAAGGTTCCGATCGTTTGCGGCGCCGCATTGGCTGCTTGCTTTGTGGCGCCGATCCCCTTTGTGGATAGCACGCCGCTGTGCATTCTGCTGCTGACGCTGGGGTATTTCTGCTCGCAGCTCCCTTCCGGGGTGATCTGGACGCTGGCGACCGATATCGCGCCGAAAGAACAGGTGGCGTCGCTGGGAGCAATTCAGAACTTTGGTGGTTTTCTCGGGGCGGCCATGGCGCCAATCGTCACCGGTGTGATCCTCGATCTGACCGGCCAGTTCACCAATGTGTTCTTGCTGGGGGCAGGCTTACTGATGCTGGGTGCGCTGAGCTATGGCCTGTTTGTGAAACGGCCGATGGTGCTGGCGCAATCATAA